Proteins encoded together in one Miscanthus floridulus cultivar M001 chromosome 16, ASM1932011v1, whole genome shotgun sequence window:
- the LOC136513704 gene encoding EPIDERMAL PATTERNING FACTOR-like protein 2 — MPPPLLMGRQPRLWRGSSGSARTTLGVAVVVALVVSLCFIGCRLTGTTQLGGGAQLASDSGRTVAAAAGAHPGDQVATTDEMEEELVYIGRRLLSGGLGSRPPRCTTKCGSCNPCYPVHVSVPPGVLVTTEYYPEAWRCKCRDQLYMP; from the exons ATGCCGCCGCCGTTGCTCATGGGGAGGCAGCCGAGGTTGTGGAGGGGGAGCTCCGGATCCGCGCGGACGACGCTCGGCGTCGCGGTGGTGGTTGCCCTCGTCGTCTCCCTCTGCTTCATCGGCTGCCGTCTGACGGGGACGACACAGCTGGGCGGCGGCGCCCAGCTCGCTTCAG ATTCCGGGAGGAccgtggcagcggcagcaggagCCCATCCCGGCGATCAGGTGGCGACAACTGATGAG ATGGAGGAGGAGCTGGTTTACATCGGACGACGCCTGCTGTCGGGCGGCCTGGGGTCGCGTCCGCCACGGTGCACCACCAAATGCGGCAGCTGCAACCCGTGCTACCCGGTGCACGTGTCCGTGCCGCCGGGGGTTCTGGTCACCACGGAGTACTACCCGGAGGCGTGGCGGTGCAAGTGCCGTGACCAGCTCTACATGCCGTGA
- the LOC136509873 gene encoding uncharacterized protein — protein sequence MIPRASSAPRWSRLVSVRAFRRRFRDFHLRRRAAPMLGFFRNVCEVDGNCIARPARSSRLVRTSASCPPLNTQRGWHAIDARGGRVLHRDEAVPMGICLAVWDPLSAAAAGHLELPVPILPRRPRSWNAALLCCDHHGLQDHADVPFRVVLVGTDPEGTFACVYSSFGLAAWSEVAYAAQHPDPGDDGGRIARVRGALVGNTLYFLLQDRTSILKYDLATGDISVIRLPPASYSYIRWMPMVLTTTEDGGLGFAGVAGDRLHLWSMVLRPNGGALAMGFTQGRTIDLSRLPPSIVLLGFADDAGIILLATIDGLISVDQKSGRIDKLVDGGDFYRDNCIVPYVSFYTPALVTASTDEGPSADA from the exons ATGATCCCGCGAGCCTCGTCCGCGCCGCGCTGGTCCCGCCTCGTCTCGGTCCGCGCCTTCCGCCGCCGCTTCCGCGACTTTCACCTCCGGCGCCGGGCTGCCCCGATGCTGGGCTTCTTCCGCAACGTGTGCGAGGTCGACGGCAACTGCATCGCCCGCCCCGCCCGCTCTTCCCGCTTGGTCCGCACCTCCGCGTCCTGCCCGCCCCTCAACACCCAGCGCGGCTGGCACGCGATCGACGCGCGCGGCGGCCGCGTCCTCCACCGCGACGAAGCGGTTCCTATGGGGATCTGCCTCGCCGTCTGGGATCCGctctctgccgccgccgccggccacctgGAGCTGCCCGTCCCCATCCTGCCTCGGCGCCCGCGCAGCTGGAATGCCGCGCTGCTCTGCTGCGACCATCACGGCCTCCAGGACCACGCCGACGTGCCCTTCCGCGTCGTCCTGGTGGGCACGGACCCCGAGGGGACCTTCGCTTGCGTCTACTCCTCGTTCGGGCTTGCGGCGTGGAGCGAGGTGGCCTACGCAGCGCAACACCCGGACCCTGGTGATGATGGTGGCCGTATCGCCAGGGTGCGCGGTGCCCTCGTTGGGAACACGCTCTACTTCTTGCTCCAGGACAGGACCAGCATCCTCAAGTACGACCTGGCCACGGGAGACATATCTGTGATTCGGCTGCCTCCGGCGTCCTATTCGTATATTCGATGGATGCCCATGGTGCTCACGACCACGGAGGACGGAGGTCTGGGATTCGCAGGAGTGGCGGGCGACAGACTCCACCTCTGGTCAATGGTGCTTAGGCCCAACGGCGGTGCCCTGGCAATGGGATTTACGCAAGGCAGAACAATTGACCTCAGCAGGCTGCCCCCCTCCATTGTTTTGCTTGGATTTGCGGATGACGCTGGCATAATTTTGCTGGCAACGATTGATGGCTTAATCTCCGTTGATCAAAAGTCTGGCAGGATCGACAAGCTTGTAGACGGCGGTGACTTCTACCGTGATAACTGTATTGTTCCCTATGTGAGCTTCTACACTCCAG CACTGGTAACAGCATCTACAGATGAGGGGCCAAGTGCGGATGCATAA